A single genomic interval of Nitrosomonadales bacterium harbors:
- the nadA gene encoding quinolinate synthase NadA, producing the protein MTPEAPTAGPGANCRSCSHCPWMAMNGLLNLAEVLERGHNEIHVDPAIIPRAVQPINRIGLRQADQSAHARHRQRIKRLLVP; encoded by the coding sequence GTGACACCAGAAGCGCCCACCGCCGGACCGGGTGCGAACTGCCGGAGTTGCAGCCACTGTCCGTGGATGGCGATGAACGGCCTGCTCAACCTTGCCGAAGTGCTGGAGCGCGGGCATAACGAGATCCATGTCGATCCCGCCATCATCCCGCGCGCCGTGCAGCCAATCAATCGCATTGGACTTCGCCAGGCAGATCAATCTGCCCACGCGCGGCATCGGCAACGCATAAAGCGCCTGCTTGTGCCATGA